ATTgtaaagtcttaaaaaaaaaaaaaaaaaaatcccctccTGAACAGTGGTGTCATCACATTCTTCAGATCAGTTTCTTTAAATACTATGGCATGACACCCAAACAAAAACTGGCTCTAGTTCAGAGCGGTGGCCAATCCTACCCAGCGAGCATGGCTGTTTAAATAAAACAGATGAGGTTTGATTCCGTTTGATtaacctgagagagagactgtCAGTCGGTTGATATACTACCACTATGTACAACATCCTCTTTGTATTGTAACCTATGCAGTACAAAAAAATGACTTACTGTACTTATCAGAAGGTAGTCTAGAACTAAAACAAGCAATATGTTGTTTAACTGATTTTTTTGTTCATGATCAAACAAGCATGAGACACCAATATGTCCTCTCCAGGtgctgaatattttttttttttttgtctctaccCAGTCTGGAAACAACCAGAAACTTTTACCCCAGGATCTGGACTTGGGTCATCCAAAAGGGATTTTGGTgataaataacattttgttcTATTGTAACAGAGATTATTACAGCATCGAGGTGTAAGAAAGTGTCTGTCAACTTCACATTTCAGTCTCCTCTGTTTCACATACTTTGACCAGGCATTAATCTGTATGACATTTCAAACTGGgccttaaaatgacaaaaacatttcaaaaacataCTAATTGAAGCCCTTCACAGCCACACTAGATAGAGGAATCTTTACATCCACAGCAGTGTGAAGTAATATCTTTTGACACCTCCAGCCTGCAAGTAAAATATGTACAAACTGACTACATTCCTGGAATGAAAGGGTTTTATGGTGGTTTCTAGATTAGGGCTATAGCCGACTGGCACTCTAAACTGTCCAATAATACCCTGAAGGTTTTGTAAACAGATATGGAATCAACCAGATCGAAGCCTTTCTACGTTGACTAGTAATGTGGTATCTAAAATCCAAAGTGGGACTGCTACAAGAATCTCGGCAGTAAGATTATTCTGGACCAACTTCAAGGGAATGGGCAGCAGATGTACAGTACAAATCTTAACAGTACTGACTTTGTGCCAAGATGCTTTAAGGAATACCAAACTAAAGCGTTTAAAATTTCACACAACATCCCCCATCACACACTTCTAACATGCACTGATGTTCATGGGAGAAGGTATGACATATTAAAGTAATGCCATTAGACCAACATGAGGATCTTAGATGCGCGTTCAAACGTTCAGAAGCCGTTGATCAAAAGTTTTGTTTAACCTTTCTaaagtttttttgtcatacAAACTAATGACAGTGGGCTGGGAAAACAGGTGATGACTGAGGAGAAGAagaataaactaaaaaaaaaaaaaaaaaaaaaaaaaaactagacgTGCTCTGCAATCATTTTTTATCACCCATCCATCAAATCTATGTTCCCTCCTCCAAGTTCATAGCATTCATCAGCTTCAGATGGCCACGTAATGAAACGGTGACTTCTACCAATCCTCATCCATGTTAAATCAATATGATTTGCTCATGCTAACAAAATGTGTAAGAGAAGGGATGGAGGATGGTtgtggtattttttttaaatacagctaAGAAAAAGGTATCGTCAACATCAACTTGTTTATCATTAGTACCTCTTGGAAACGAAGTGAACGAAGAGGCGAGCAGGCGTGAGCAATTGTACAAAGAGGACTAAAGATGAGAGCGACAACGAGGGGTCTGCGGTCATTGTTCGCCGCCTTTCGGACATGGAGGGAGAACAGGGGCGGAAAGAACAGGAGAAAGGAAAGGCGGATGACATTTTACAGAAGTGAAGCATGGAAACAAGAAAAAGAAGGTGGGAAGAAGGCGGGCGAATGACTTCATGGATTTAAGACCCCGTGTCTTCAGTGAAGCAGAAAACAGAGTTTCAGCTCATGACATGTGCCTCTGATGAGGAAATACGGCCGAGGATGAACGCAAGATGAACATCTGAATGAGCAAGAGGGTCATACTCGGATTATTTTCTGGGTTGGATGCAGATAGACAGCAACAGATCGTGAGAAATGAAATGTGTTATACTCACTCACTGGGGAAGTTGGAGAAAGCATCATGAAGAAAAAGGGCAATCGTGGACATCTTGTCTCATACGTTATAGAAATTAAAAGCAGGGGAGAGGCCTACAGATGAAAGGTATCACCTGATTAGAGAAGATGGGTGGTGCTAAGAGGGTACTGTAACGGTAGTATAATGGGACGATATGGTTCAAAACAGTGCAGTTGCTGCTAGAAAAGGACTTACAAGCCATACGTGCATATATTTTACAGCACAGCAGGGCTCCTCAGACTGTTTTTCTGGGACCCAAATGTGAGTACATTCAGCCTAATCCTGGGACCCTGGTTCAGTGAAACCAGCCGGTAGTCTCAGTGCGAGGTCCCAAAGAAAGCAGGGGCTGTATAACAGAAACTGACTAGCTCTTCTTATCTGCTTACTATACATAGTCATTTGAGTGAGGGCATGATCtatttggaaaaaaaggtaCTATGAAATCTTGACATGAGGTAGGAAGTTTCTATAATACAGCCTTAGGCCAGGTCCCAAGCCATAGTTTAAGAAGCGCTGCAGAAGGCTTGAATACGGTACAGCACGTGAGGAGATGAGAGCAGGGTGGGATGAGGTTCATTGCAGTGGTAGAGAGTGTCAGCAATGCCTTAGCTTTTTCTCGACTGGGGAATACTAATTGTCATCATTAACTGGGATAAGAGAATGTGAAAAGATGGCTTGGACATTGAACCAAcaagtaagaaagaaagaacaggagCTATGTGTGAAAGCCCACACTTCATACTGCTTTTGGAGCAGgaatacacaacaaaaaaaaacaaaaaacacaaatctcAATCCATAATGCGACACCCAACATCTGTAGCCAGATATTCCACAATCGGTTCATTTTTAAAAACGGCACTCTACAGCCGGTCAAACTCAAAACGCTTGCAGAGTAGGAGGCAGCTCAAGCTTTCACACACAGCCATGTAAGTTGCTGGcttttaaccaatcagaaaCAGGTAGAAGTGGAGCGGATCAGTGGCAGCAGCCCCCGCAGTGCCCACCCCCGTGGGTATGTCCTGCCGAGGCCTCGCCGTGTTTGGTCCGCCGGCTGAGGATCTCGTAAGAGCAGTCGTCGCCGCAGCAACCGGACATGCTTGGCGAAGTCTCATCGATCTCAAACCTAAATGTGTGGAGAGAGGGGTCAGTTAACAAGGGTGAAGGAGGTCGGAGAAGCTGTTCTGAATGAAGTGGGAGAGTCTTactgggactttgtcttattcaccgtatcccccacagttagataagtccatacatacccttctcatctccctgcggttacctccaggatctgtgctaagctaggctagctgtgggagcgtcagacagagttacaacacacacggagatgagaagggtatgtgtggacttatctaactctgggggatacggtgaataagacaaagtcccaataagtcgccgtgttcctttaacgtTAAACTTCCCATTTCTGATTTCATTgattcatttgaaaaaaataaagtagtaGCCAGTATACTCACTGTAAAGCTTCTCTGAAGAACTGGTAAGCCCCGTGGTTGTGTTTGAAAACTGTCAACATCACTTTCTTCATCTGTGTACTGGACAGAAAGAGCAAGAGAGCAGAAAGGAAACATATTCACTGACAGATGTGACCGACATATGGCCTGTGGAGTTTCTTGTTAACGCACTAAAGCTGTGTTTGCATTCAGTGTTTCTCACCAAAACACAGTGTCTGTATCTTTGAGGTCTAAAACTCAAAAGCATTTCCCTCGTGCAAAggtgatttttaaaatattttaaaatcataTATCGTTTGCTAGAATACTATTACCACTAATCCAGATTCACTCGGTTATTTGTCAACAAAGCATCTGTAAATTGGTAAACCCCTTTTGGGAAGAAGTTGTAGAACGCATAGGGACTGGCATAGGTTTTATTATAACTAAAACACAGAGGTTGTGCCTGTTAGGGGACCAGGCAGAATTGTTACAAGTTTCAAAATATGATTTGGCAGTAATAAAAGTTGGGGTTGTAACGGCCATTCGAGTGATCCTACGAGTGTGGAAAAGTACCTCCCCCCCAGAATTTAAACAATGGCTGGAACTTATGTCAGAAATTGCATCATATGAACACATGCTATCCagaattaataatgaaaatgaaGGATTTAAGAGGTCATGGGATCACTTTTTTGCCTATGGTATTGCTGGTATATAGTAATGATAAGAGATGTACCACTGTGGTTGCTGGACTCAttctcttatttatttatttttgttgttttttactattattacttattttgaTCCCAAGTGTATGTATGGGACTTTATACATATTATTGTACCACAACAATGCTGTCAGTTCTGTTCTGATAGACTAAAactcaataaaagaaaaaacttgaattataaaaaaaaacaaaaaaaaacaaagcatctGAATTTCACACATCATGATCACCATGATGGCAGCTGTAGATTGTACCTGTTAGCGATGAGCTGTAGTATCTGGATGAGGAACTTTCCCAGTCCTTTCCTCCGCACTCTGCTCTCTAACTGCACCTCATAGCTTTAGAAGTTAGACAAGTTAGACcagagtgaagaaaaaaaaaaaaaaagaagaaatacagCTTTTCTCCAGTTgtggaaacaaataaaaacttaaatccACAAACTTGTGGCAGGGTGCTTACCAATATAAAACCTCCTCCCCACACTCCACGTCGAATCGGAAGTGAGAGAAGGCCACAGGGGCGGAGTCGCCGTCGCGGGCCAGTAGGTACCACGCCCTCTCGTCGTTCATCTCCTCCCTCTTTTCCCTCTCCTTCCAACCCCACTCGCTCTGCTCGTACCTGCAGCACAGCAGATAAAACGAAAATGGGTCATCTCAAACGTGACCTGGCATGCTAATTTTACACTCGCATTTCtccccatcatcatcatcatcatcatcatcatcatcatcatgatgCCCTGGCAGTGCCGCTCAGAAAGGACACGTTTTCTAAGTGGAACAAATTTAGTTTCGACTGACTGGCTGCCATTTGCTAAACTGAACACTACTCAAATTCTGGCAACGTGAGAGAAGATAAATTGTAGTAACTTCTCTGCCTGAAATGTCTAAAATATGTCTGCAATATGATTTAATTCATACTCGTATATGTACGTTTGATGTCACTCTCCAAAGAATGTCTGGCTTGTCTGCACTTCTTCTTCCATCTATTTTCAGCCGTGATTTACCACTCATATCTTTGCAAACCTGTTCATCCCTGTTAAAGCTGGGTCACTCTGTTCCTGAACTACACCTTGAACTACTAGAACAGACTTCTTACAGTGTCTGCATGTTGGCTCTGGTGAGTTCGAAGGCCCACTCCACAGACAGCGGGTTGAGGGAGGTCACTCTCTTACACTCTATCTGCAGGTTCAGCCTGGATGAAAAGACAAGTAAACAGGGTCAataacggtgtgtgtgtgtgtgtgtgtgtgtgtgtgtgtacagtatgtgattcTGTAGTAAAGTGAGAGAAATACTAAATGAAGACCAGACAGAAATACCACCAGCAGACCAACCAAAATGAAACAAGTATGTATTTCTGGAAACACTGTGTAAGTCCTTTGTAGGCGTCCAAAGCATTGCATACCCATTTCTGTCGTACTTTTTGAAGGCTGGGAAGGCAGCCAGTGGGTCATCAAGCTGTGAGGAGAAGAGGCAAAATTAGCTTTAAGGCCATTCAGAGACAGAAAATGATCAAGTCTTTTCCCCTTCCATGTCCGAGTCTTACTACACTGCCCCCCCCATTGAAACACTGCCATTTCAGTGTTCAGAGACGCTTTTGCTTTGACATTTATTGTACACATATTTCAAAAGACACTGGGGCTGTGGCTTTTAATTTGCCCTTACAGCTAAAAATGTAAGTGGACTGTGAAATTAGTCGATCAAAATAAATCAGCACCTTTTAATAATCGATCAATCATTTTTCCAGcaaaaaattacaaatattaGCTGTTTTTAGCTTCTCAAAAGTTCAAAAGTTGGCCATTTCTCTTGGTCTTAAATGAtagtaaactaaatatataatttgGGTTTTGAACTGTTGCTTGGACAAACCAAGATATTTGAAGACGTCATTATGGGGAATTTAAGTAGGCATTTTGaccgttttctgacattttattgattAAGAAGGCAGATTATTCGCTAAAGGCAGATTATTCGTTAAATGAACATGATCGTTAGTTGCTCTACACTGCTGTATTTTCAAATTAAACTCTTAATGGTGAATGTATTAAATACCCCACAAATAGTAAAAGAGACTGTACTTCTAATCCAAGCATCCCTCTGGCACAACTACAGGCCCTAAATAGGGCAAACGGGGCTCATACAGGCAGGGAAATTACAAGTGCTATTAGTGTTATAGTCCCATTAGTAGTACTCATAATAAGCACCCACAAAGTCATATTATCCTTGGCCCTGAGAGTATACATAATGTCAAATTAAGAATACCCCTCTTCTTGCACAGATTGAGAAATCTGGGCCCCTGGATACAGACGTGTGAACTGTGCAGCTGCATCAGGGGAAAGATGAAAAAACATGCAACACAAATAAATCACTTCAGACTTGGTATCAGCAGATATTTTTAAGGATCGGAATTTTAAAGCAAAATCAGGACTTCTCTACTTCTGAATAAGCCAGTTGATTTTTCTCAGTGACAAATGGATCCAACAGTCAATTCTAGCTGAAGCTCTTGTTTAGCGCCCCCCCCCGCCTAGTAGGCCTGTTCAGTAATTCAGCCATACCTCTCCTCCATTTTAAGGCCAAAAAGAACCAACAGAATCTGAATCTACCAGAAAACGTTATTTTAAAGCGGTGAATACACCATTTGTTCATTTGAAACAACAGTCTCAGTCAAGATTCAACACTGTTGGCAagagcacaaacacaaataaatgttACGTCGGGAGAATTTCTTGCATTCCTTCCCTGTAGGCACATCAACAGTGGAAAGGGGCGGGAGAGAAAACAGCATGCAACACACAGTGCCCCATTCTGGGACAAAGTGACAGAGAAAAGTAATAAGCGCAGGCAGGCCTGTTCAGATTTAGTCAAGGAAGTAACTACAGTTAAGCTCGAGGTGAGGGTGTGAGCTTTGTTCTCCTCCGGCCTTCAATAAGGTTTATCTCTCGCCAACCTCCAAGCTTCAGGATTACTACATGGCCAGGATTTAATTATGCTGATTAATTATGCATAAAGAAACATATGGcactgcatttgtttttttcctgcctTGAGAAAATCAATTACGGGTGTATTCTGGGTAAGGAGGACATCCCCATCTTGTGGTGTCATTGCATGGAACCATGTCTATTAACGCAAGTTAACAAATGAGACCAATCTCAGCTCACAATGGAGGTTTTAAGTGCTGTGCTCGATGCAATCTGGATACACAGGGTAGCCTGAAACAGCATGTAAAAGGGCCAAGTGGTGGATgcttttatgtaaagcacttgtTACATTTGAAAAGgtgcatttatttttaacatcagTTACAATGCCATGATCAACTATCAAAACTACACAACTGCAAAATGTGCACTTGTTTTGCAGTCAGCAACACGCCAACCCAACGCcaagcttttttttaacaagatgATCCCAATTCCTTTAATAGTTTTAACTACCATCTCCCCAAAGGTCCCCTCAAAAGCCCTCCATTTGGCCCACTCCCAAGGCTGCCAACAGCAACCTCACTGGTTAATCTGCAACCCTTATTACCTTATTGGCTGCTTCCACCTTGGCACACACGGCATCCATAGCTGCCCTCTCTTCCAGACGCCGGGCTTTCTTCTCCTTTGCTCTGTTGGACTTTCTCTGGACACAGGAAATAAGGAAAATGGAGGAATGTGTTGGGATGTGTTAGCAGC
This Sander lucioperca isolate FBNREF2018 chromosome 9, SLUC_FBN_1.2, whole genome shotgun sequence DNA region includes the following protein-coding sequences:
- the naa40 gene encoding N-alpha-acetyltransferase 40 — its product is MGRKSNRAKEKKARRLEERAAMDAVCAKVEAANKLDDPLAAFPAFKKYDRNGLNLQIECKRVTSLNPLSVEWAFELTRANMQTLYEQSEWGWKEREKREEMNDERAWYLLARDGDSAPVAFSHFRFDVECGEEVLYCYEVQLESRVRRKGLGKFLIQILQLIANSTQMKKVMLTVFKHNHGAYQFFREALQFEIDETSPSMSGCCGDDCSYEILSRRTKHGEASAGHTHGGGHCGGCCH